From Paenibacillus sp. FSL H8-0537:
CTCTCCCTCCTCCTCAAAACGGAACAAGGGGCGAAGCTCGATTTCCCCACCATCTATGCCGACAATTTCAGCTATTTCTGTTACACGGCGCGTACGGTCGCGAAACCGCGATAGATGAATGACAATGTCCAATGCGGAGACGATTTGCTGCCGAATGACCTGAACGGGCAAATCAGCTGCACCAAGTGCCATCGTCTCGAGCCTTGCCATCATGTCGCGCGCACCGTTGCTATGACCAGTGGACATGCTGCCTGAATGCCCGGTATTCATCGCTTGCAGCATATCCAGCGTTTCCGGCCCCCTTACCTCGCCGACGATGATTCGATTAGGACGCATCCGCAGCGATGCGCGAATAAGATCGCGAACCGTAATTTCACCTTTGCCCTCGGTGTTGGCATTGCGCGTCTCCAGCGATACTAGATTGGCAACGCTGCGAATTTGCAGTTCAGCAGAATCTTCAATGGTTACAACTCGCTCATCAGCAGGAATAAACTGGGACAACGCATTCAGGAAAGTTGTCTTGCCCGTCCCTGTCCCTCCGCTAATAAAAATATTGTATTGCGCTGCGGTCAGCTGCTGCAGAAAGCCTGCTGCCTCTGCGGTTAAAGCTCCCGCCGCAACGAGCAGCTCCATCGTCATTGGGCGCTCAGGAAATTTGCGAATCGTCATCGCTGGTCCGCGCAAGGCTACAGGCGGCAGTACAACGTGGACGCGAGAGCCATCCTTAAGACGGGCATCAACAATAGGCGAAGACTCGTTCACGACACGATTGACACCTGCAACGACAGCTTGAATCAAGTCCTCCAGCCGCTCCTTGCTTTCAAAGGCAGCTGGCAGTTGTGTCATCGTTCCGCTTCGTTCAATAAAAATTTCGCCGTGATGATTGATCATAATTTCAGTAACTGCCTGATCATCCATCAGCGGCTGTAAAATATCCAAACCCCGAAAGGAATGAAACAGCCTCCGAACCAACTGGACCTTCTCTGCCGCCGTAAGCGGACTTCCACTATTGCAATAGTCAAATACCGTCTGCTCCACGTTTCGCGTCAGCTCTTCATCCGTTACAGCGCCGCTGAAATCAAGCTGCGACCTAATCTGGTTTCTTAATGCAAGTACCAGCTCATCGGTTAGCAATCCGAATACCTCCCTCGCTTACCAATTGCTGAAACAACCGCTCTACGGCTGCTTTATACAATGGCGACGCA
This genomic window contains:
- a CDS encoding ATPase, T2SS/T4P/T4SS family codes for the protein MLTDELVLALRNQIRSQLDFSGAVTDEELTRNVEQTVFDYCNSGSPLTAAEKVQLVRRLFHSFRGLDILQPLMDDQAVTEIMINHHGEIFIERSGTMTQLPAAFESKERLEDLIQAVVAGVNRVVNESSPIVDARLKDGSRVHVVLPPVALRGPAMTIRKFPERPMTMELLVAAGALTAEAAGFLQQLTAAQYNIFISGGTGTGKTTFLNALSQFIPADERVVTIEDSAELQIRSVANLVSLETRNANTEGKGEITVRDLIRASLRMRPNRIIVGEVRGPETLDMLQAMNTGHSGSMSTGHSNGARDMMARLETMALGAADLPVQVIRQQIVSALDIVIHLSRFRDRTRRVTEIAEIVGIDGGEIELRPLFRFEEEGEKDGKVLGALKRTVHSLLHRNKLQMAGLTLEEERFEDIGECDESGESRESGESGESQESQESQESQESQEHRDSRATAAQ